The following is a genomic window from Fibrobacter sp. UWH6.
ATGTACACACCCGGTCGATCGGGCAGTTCGTTCAGTCTGCGCTGGATGTGTTCACTAACCGAAATCATGAAGGTTTTTCCCCGAAATTTTCAAGTACATTTTTTATAAAAATCAGCGGTAACTTCTAGAAGTTCCAATGAAAATTTAGTTATCTTATGATAGGAAAAGTTTCAAAGAATTTCAACTTATGGAGCGAAGATGAATTTTGAAAATATGAATGCGCTTTCCCAGAAGGTCGAAGGTGTCCTGGGGACTGTGCGCACCCTCAAACAGGAAAACGCCAAGGTTCGTAAGGAACTGGAAAATGCCAAGGCACAGCTGCAGGACAAGAGCATTTTGCTGGATACCGCAAACGCCAACATTGCGTCCCTGAAGTCTAACCTTAGCGATACCAATGCCAAGCTGACCGCTGTGGGTGCAAGTCTTACAGACGCCAAGGCTGCCCTGGACGCTCGCGTCAATCAGGTGAATGCACAGGAACAGGCTCTGAACGAAAAGCTGGTGAGCATTGCCAACCTCAAGAATCTTGCTGCCGAAAAGGATCGCGACATTGCGGCTCTGAATGGCATTATCAACGAAAAGATTGAATTGCTGAACGCCCTGAATGCAAAGGTGGAAGAAAAGGACGCCATCATTGCTAAACTCATGGATCAGCTCCAGGCTCAGTCCGACGAAATCGCTGACGCCCAGGAAAAGTTCAATCAGCTGGTGGCCACCATCGAAAACGAACTGGGCACCGACTTGAGCATCGAGGAACCTTCTGTAGAAACTGACGACGTTCAGGAAGCGGAAGAATCTGTCGAAGCCGTTGAAGAAGCTGTTGAAGAAGTTGCCGACGAGGTGGAACAGGCTCCTGCTCAAGAGGATCTGCCCACCATCGAAGTTCATGGCGCAGAAGAAAAGGAAGAATCCAAGAGTCGTGCGAGCGGGGAGGGCTCGCAGACAAGTTTTTTCGACTAAACTGGCTGATGGATGAAGATCCATTCGGCGTGGGGATGAAGTAAAATGGCAGAAATCGCACCTCTTAGATCAGTTAGCGTTTCCGTTGCTCAGGAACATATCCAGATCCGTACGGATTTGCCTGATGCGGAACTTAAGGAGATCGGTGATTTTATCGATCAGCGCTTTGAACGTTCGGCAAAGTTCCAGATGGATAACCGCAAGCGTCTAGCCTTGCTGTCTGTGGAACTGACGTCTGAAATCTTTGAGTTGCGAAAGCAGCTTCGCCGTGCCAAGGCCTACTACGAGCAGATGGAAAAGGATCTCAAGAACCTGAACCTTCTGCTTGACGAAGGTATGGAACGGTCTAACAGAAATGAAGAACTTTAATCCCATTAAAGATTAAAAAAGGGGTCCTGATAAAAATCAGGATCCCGTTTTTTTAAACTGTTCTTTCGCCTTGCTCGTTTGCAAAGCCTACTTGCTGGCGTTGTATTCGTTCAATGCGGCTACAACCTTTTCGTGGGCCACCTTGAGGACTTCTACCATGGCGGCGTCGGCGGGAGCCGTCTGGGGACGGAGCTGCTCTGTCAGTTCAGAGGCTGCCTGCTGCAATTCTGTAAAGGCCAGATTGGCTGCAACACCTTTCAGAGTGTGTGCGGCACGGAAGCAGTCGGGAATAGACCCTGCGCTGATGGCGTTCTGCAAGGAAACAAAGCTGTCGTCTTTCAGATACATCAAGGCGAACTTTTCGATGAAGGATTCCTTCATCAGTCGGTTCTGGGCTTCGGCGTAGTTGCCGTTGATCTTTGCGTACAATTCCTGGAGTGTCATTATATCTTTCCTTCGGCCTTGCACTTGGCAAGGAACTGCTTAAAGTCTTCTTCGGGGAGGGGCTTGCTGAAATAGTAACCCTGGATGTAGTCGCAGTTATCCTCGCGGAGTATGTTGACCTGGGTTTCTGTTTCGGCGCCTTCGGCCACAACTTTCATTCCAAGAAGATGGCACATGTCGATAATCATCTTGACGATGTGCTTGACATCGGGATTGTTTTCCAGCTGGCGCACGAAGCTCATGTCGATTTTCAGGATATCGAACTTGTAGTGCATCAACATGCCCAGGGAGGAATAACCGCTGCCGAAGTCATCCATCAGGAGCCATGCCCCCTGTTCACGCAGGGCGCTCAAAACGTCTCCGCGATTTTCCTTGAGGGCGGCGAAAGAGGATTCGGTAATTTCGTAACGTACGGAACCAGGTGCTGTGACGCGCTGTGCCACATGGTCAAGAATATTCTGGATCATGTCCTGGTCATAGAAGTCCATCCAGGAAAGGTTCACGGAAACGGGCACGGTCGGAAGTCCCTGATCATGCCAGCGTCGCATAACCTGGTTTACCTTGCGGTCTACGAACAGGTCTAGCTTAGAGATGAAGCCGTCTTTTTCGAGGACTGGGATGAACAGGTCGGGGCGTACGAAACCGCGAACGGGGTGAATCCAGCGAATAAGGGCTTCTGCAGAAGCGATCTTTCCGGTAGCGGCTTCCATGATCGGCTGGTAATAGACCTTGAATTCTTCGTTGGCCATACTGGTGTCGAATTCTGAAGTCACGGAAGCGGCGTTGATATAGTTGTTGGCCATCTTGTCGTCGAAGATGGCGTAAGGCTTAAGATATTCGTCTTCGATGTAGCTAAGGGACAGCTTGGCGCGGTCCACAAAGTTGATGACGTCTCCATCGCTGTCGATATAGCTGATGCCGGTACGGAAACGGAACTGCATGCTGCGTCCGGTCCAATCCAGAACCTGGTTGTTCTCGTGCATCATCGCATCGATGTTGATCTTGTCGGCCTCGACTAGGCACACGAAGTGGTCTGCCTCGAATCGAGAAACGAAAATGGGTTCCAGGCCGGCGCCCGACATTCCTCTGTAGGTCTGCTTTAAGACTGCGTCTCCGCCTTCTGTTCCGAGGACAGAGTTAATGGCCTTGAAATTCTTAACGTCAAAGAACATGACGGCGTACTTGGTACGGTCTTCGCACTTTTGCAAGAAATTGTTGGCCATCTGGA
Proteins encoded in this region:
- a CDS encoding Hpt domain-containing protein; protein product: MTLQELYAKINGNYAEAQNRLMKESFIEKFALMYLKDDSFVSLQNAISAGSIPDCFRAAHTLKGVAANLAFTELQQAASELTEQLRPQTAPADAAMVEVLKVAHEKVVAALNEYNASK
- a CDS encoding bifunctional diguanylate cyclase/phosphodiesterase, which codes for MVKNEILIVDDSEINREMLRLILEDEYDIVEASNGQEAIDIIEKGDHVFRLVLLDLVMPVLNGYETLQEFNKRGWQHKLPVIIISGDSTDEALSRAYDLGAADFFAKPYNPQIVLRRVMNVIASREYSYRDLLTGAYNRSGFLQMANNFLQKCEDRTKYAVMFFDVKNFKAINSVLGTEGGDAVLKQTYRGMSGAGLEPIFVSRFEADHFVCLVEADKINIDAMMHENNQVLDWTGRSMQFRFRTGISYIDSDGDVINFVDRAKLSLSYIEDEYLKPYAIFDDKMANNYINAASVTSEFDTSMANEEFKVYYQPIMEAATGKIASAEALIRWIHPVRGFVRPDLFIPVLEKDGFISKLDLFVDRKVNQVMRRWHDQGLPTVPVSVNLSWMDFYDQDMIQNILDHVAQRVTAPGSVRYEITESSFAALKENRGDVLSALREQGAWLLMDDFGSGYSSLGMLMHYKFDILKIDMSFVRQLENNPDVKHIVKMIIDMCHLLGMKVVAEGAETETQVNILREDNCDYIQGYYFSKPLPEEDFKQFLAKCKAEGKI